In a single window of the Montipora capricornis isolate CH-2021 chromosome 11, ASM3666992v2, whole genome shotgun sequence genome:
- the LOC138023078 gene encoding craniofacial development protein 2-like encodes MVRKVAERVQRKHFYDDLGSEWDCHSVGELVLHVGDFNRHVGMESYEGVHGGNGIGERNVQGKMLKFCDEKELCVANTWFRKGEKRKVTYSAGENETEIDFALVGKGNRKFLRDVKVIPGELQHRLVVTDLVKKKVKKGCGEKGSN; translated from the coding sequence ATGGTCCGCAAAGTGGCAGAACGTGTGCAGAGAAAGCATTTTTATGATGATTTGGGGAGTGAGTGGGATTGTCACAGCGTGGGTGAGCTGGTATTGCatgtgggtgattttaatagACATGTTGGGATGGAGAGTTATGAGGGTGTGCATGGAGGAAATGGAATTGGGGAGAGAAATGTGCAAGGAAAGATGTTAAAATTTTGTGATGAAAAGGAGTTGTGTGTGGCAAACACATGGTTCAGAAAAGGGGAGAAGAGGAAAGTGACGTACAGTGCAGGGGAAAATGAGACGGAGATTGACTTTGCACTGGTGGGAAAGGGAAATAGAAAGTTTCTGAGAGATGTGAAGGTCATCCCAGGTGAGCTTCAGCACAGGTTGGTGGTCACAGATCTGGTTAAGAAGAAGGTGAAGAAGGGATGTGGTGAGAAAGGAAGCAATTGA
- the LOC138022956 gene encoding COMM domain-containing protein 2-like, whose protein sequence is MLLILSEEQKEHLRFLTSLEIDVVLEFARISLDFILKGSSNPKIFQAAAQKLGVDSKTVKNGISGLQHVFNESSRLMIGEIDFQDSILTMGFSEEVIAELLKMYLANRKEIRSILVEMTMAIPHYHDLEWRFDVELASRSLRHQTNPIIVMRLHTKEGEKKIADILQTDPVNLIHLTNELENAIQEMKTAHCRRIVRNIK, encoded by the coding sequence ATGCTTTTGATTCTTTCCgaagaacagaaggaacatCTGAGGTTCCTAACATCCTTGGAGATTGATGTTGTCCTAGAGTTTGCTCGGATATCCCTGGATTTTATACTGAAAGGTTCTTCAAACCCAAAGATCTTCCAAGCCGCAGCCCAAAAGCTGGGTGTTGATTCCAAGACAGTGAAGAACGGAATAAGCGGCCTGCAGCATGTTTTTAATGAAAGCTCACGTCTCATGATTGGCGAAATAGACTTTCAAGATTCTATTTTGACGATGGGTTTCTCCGAAGAAGTGATCGCTGAACTGTTGAAGATGTATTTAGCAAATCGCAAAGAAATTAGGAGCATTCTCGTTGAAATGACTATGGCAATTCCTCATTACCACGATTTAGAGTGGAGATTTGACGTGGAGCTGGCGAGCAGATCACTGCGACACCAAACCAATCCTATTATTGTTATGAGACTACACACGAAGGAGGGAGAGAAGAAGATTGCGGACATCCTACAAACTGATCCAGTGAATTTAATTCATCTTACCAATGAGCTGGAGAATGCAATACAGGAAATGAAGACTGCTCATTGCAGGCGAATAGTTAGAAATATAAAATGA
- the LOC138022955 gene encoding bifunctional peptidase and (3S)-lysyl hydroxylase Jmjd7-like, which yields MATLNSLTAALEYLSLEARELYLCSEVPRLEKAPSPLGFLRDWVNPNLPVVIQNAFNHWPALKKWDNAYLRDKIGDKKVTVAVTPNGYADAVLEDKFVMPEEREMQFSEFLDILEGKRKDPAIFYVQKQNSNLTSELRELSEEAASDISWATEAFGKQPDAINFWMGDERAITSMHKDHYENLYCVIKGKKIFTLLPPSDLPLIPYRLYEPARYKVTDGGNFEIIEERESPKESLTSNKVPWIAIDPLNPDLKTYPQYAKAKPVTCIVNAGEMLYLPSLWFHHVQQSHGCIAINFWYDMEYDIKYNYFKFVEKVSEIVSESNCS from the coding sequence ATGGCAACCTTAAATTCACTGACGGCTGCCTTAGAATATTTGTCTCTTGAAGCAAGAGAACTTTATCTCTGTTCAGAGGTGCCAAGGCTCGAGAAAGCTCCAAGTCCACTGGGTTTTCTCCGAGACTGGGTCAACCCAAATCTTCCCGTTGTGATCCAAAATGCATTCAACCATTGGCCGGCCCTTAAGAAATGGGATAACGCTTACTTAAGAGACAAAATTGGTGATAAAAAGGTAACAGTTGCTGTGACACCAAATGGCTACGCTGATGCAGTTTTAGAAGATAAATTTGTGATGCCAGAGGAACGAGAGATGCAGTTTTCTGAATTTTTGGATATTCttgaaggaaaaaggaaagatcCTGCGATATTTTATGTTCAGAAACAAAATTCTAATCTAACATCTGAACTTCGGGAATTGAGTGAAGAAGCAGCATCAGACATTTCATGGGCAACGGAAGCATTTGGAAAACAACCTGATGCGATAAACTTTTGGATGGGCGACGAGCGAGCAATTACATCAATGCATAAAGATCACTACGAAAACTTGTACTGTGTGATCAAAGGGAAAAAGATATTCACCTTGCTGCCACCAAGTGATCTTCCGTTGATTCCTTACAGGCTTTATGAACCAGCTAGATATAAAGTTACAGATGGTGGAAATTTCGAAATAATAGAAGAAAGAGAAAGTCCAAAGGAGTCTTTAACCTCCAACAAAGTTCCCTGGATTGCTATTGATCCATTAAATCCGGATCTGAAAACTTATCCCCAGTATGCAAAAGCCAAACCTGTGACTTGCATAGTAAATGCTGGGGAAATGCTTTATCTCCCATCACTATGGTTTCATCATGTACAGCAATCCCATGGGTGTATTGCTATTAATTTTTGGTATGATATGGAGTATGATATCAAATacaactattttaaatttgttgagAAAGTGAGTGAAATTGTTAGTGAATCAAATTGTAGCTGA
- the LOC138023710 gene encoding cell division cycle protein 16 homolog — protein sequence MASGGKVDISQLRNLVRQYIDTHLYKTALFWADKALSLSNGDIQDVYWFAQTLFLTGQFHRAAHALRTRGVIQTTLACRYLAAKCHAELKQWQEALEILEMEQKESGDKDLQAEICFVGGTKKLESAVCLLKGRAYEAMNNRGLATDCYKDALKSDVHCFEAFDLLISHHMLTEKEERELLISLPFSEQCMPEEVDLVKFLYDSKTKKYSKPIDPKLPPGLESLHDNLDVVAAMAERHFYNCSYSDSYKMTSAVLSSDLYHEAALPIHITCLVELKKTNELFFLGHKLVDNYPQKAVAWYAVGCYYFVIEKYEQARRYFSKATTLEQVYGPAWLAFGHAFAAEGEHDQAMAAYFTASKLMPRCHLPLLYIGLEYGKTNNAKLAERFLEQALVLSPDDPYVKQEMGVIAFQNSDNVLAERYFKEALQKAEMSRGEVLAETWETLLNNLGHACRKLGRYQEAIRYHKQALVLIPNKASSFSALGFVNSLLGNHHEAIDYFHKALGIQREDTFSVHMLGETLEQLTLEANAQEKENNDMSIEMDERSDDESD from the coding sequence ATGGCCTCTGGCGGGAAGGTTGATATTTCTCAACTTCGAAATCTTGTCCGTCAATATATAGACACGCATTTgtacaaaacagcattgttctgGGCAGACAAAGCCCTTTCCTTGTCCAACGGAGACATCCAAGATGTCTACTGGTTCGCCCAAACGCTATTCTTGACTGGTCAATTCCACAGAGCAGCACATGCGCTGCGGACTCGAGGGGTCATACAAACCACCCTTGCTTGTCGCTATCTCGCTGCAAAGTGCCATGCGGAGCTTAAACAGTGGCAAGAAGCGTTAGAGATCTTGGAAATGGAGCAAAAAGAGTCAGGAGACAAGGATCTTCAAGCAGAGATATGTTTTGTTGGGGGGACCAAGAAACTCGAGAGTGCAGTTTGCTTGCTTAAGGGAAGGGCCTACGAGGCAATGAACAACAGAGGTTTAGCCACCGATTGTTACAAAGATGCTCTTAAAAGCGACGTGCACTGCTTTGAAGCCTTTGATTTGCTTATTTCTCATCATATGCTTACTGAGAAGGAAGAAAGAGAACTATTGATTTCTCTTCCCTTTTCAGAACAGTGCATGCCGGAAGAGGTTGATTTAGTAAAATTCTTGTATGAtagtaaaacaaagaaatattctAAACCTATTGACCCCAAGCTGCCTCCCGGACTTGAGTCTCTACATGATAATCTGGATGTAGTTGCTGCTATGGCTGAGCGACACTTTTACAACTGCAGTTACAGTGATTCGTATAAGATGACTTCAGCAGTCCTAAGCTCTGATCTGTACCATGAGGCAGCCTTACCCATTCACATCACATGCCTGGTtgaattgaagaaaacaaacgagTTATTTTTCCTGGgacacaagttagtggacaactATCCACAGAAAGCCGTTGCCTGGTATGCTGTTGGGTGCTACTACTTTGTAATAGAGAAATACGAGCAAGCACGCAGGTACTTTAGTAAAGCTACAACCCTGGAACAGGTCTATGGCCCAGCATGGCTTGCATTTGGTCATGCATTTGCTGCAGAAGGTGAACATGACCAAGCAATGGCAGCCTACTTCACGGCATCCAAACTGATGCCTCGATGTCACTTGCCACTTCTTTACATTGGTCTTGAATATGGCAAGACAAACAATGCTAAACTGGCTGAGAGGTTCCTTGAGCAGGCTTTGGTTCTTTCTCCAGATGATCCCTATGTGAAGCAGGAAATGGGTGTTATAGCTTTTCAAAACAGTGATAACGTCCTCGCTGAGAGGTATTTCAAAGAAGCTCTACAGAAAGCAGAGATGAGCCGTGGAGAAGTTTTGGCTGAAACATGGGAAACCCTTCTCAATAATCTTGGCCATGCTTGCCGCAAACTGGGAAGGTACCAGGAAGCGATACGGTACCATAAGCAGGCACTTGTTTTGATACCAAATAAAGCGTCCTCCTTTTCTGCCCTTGGATTTGTGAACAGTCTTCTTGGGAATCATCATGAGGCTATTGACTACTTCCACAAGGCTTTGGGCATACAGCGAGAAGATACGTTTAGTGTTCACATGCTTGGCGAAACTCTTGAACAGTTAACCCTGGAAGCCAATGCACAGGAGAAAGAGAATAATGATATGAGCATTGAAATGGATGAGAGATCTGATGATGAAAGTGACTGA